In Drosophila gunungcola strain Sukarami chromosome 2R unlocalized genomic scaffold, Dgunungcola_SK_2 000020F, whole genome shotgun sequence, a single window of DNA contains:
- the LOC128256450 gene encoding prenylated Rab acceptor protein 1, with the protein MAQTSGNLSGNMQPPPPSGGRFSVDLQSLPSLSNLPSPLQIFQMVRNSLRPWIVFFNINNFKSAVSMQRLNNRILRNLSYFQANYVFIFFVLMIYCLITAPCILLVILAAAFGCHKLRVRNSNITVVGHQLTPNQQIIALNLATAPVLFLVGAGSILFWTLGASCFVIAMHAIFYNIDAIVTEENEGFLAQVV; encoded by the exons ATGGCCCAAACCAGCGGAAATCTATCCGGAAACATGCAGCCGCCACCGCCATCGGGAGGCAGGTTCTCCGTGGACCTTCAAAG TTTGCCCAGCCTGTCCAACCTGCCATCGCCGCTGCAGATCTTCCAAATGGTGCGCAACTCCCTGCGACCTTGGATTGTCTTCTTCAACATCAACAACTTCAAGTCGGCCGTCAGCATGCAGCGCCTGAACAACCGAATCCTGCGGAATCTCTCCTACTTCCAGGCCAACTACGTCTTCATATTCTTCGTCCTGATGATCTACTGCCT CATCACGGCGCCCTGCATTCTGCTGGTCATCTTGGCCGCTGCCTTTGGTTGCCACAAACTGCGGGtgcgcaacagcaacatcacaGTGGTGGGCCACCAGCTGACGCCCAATCAACAGATAATCGCCCTCAACTTGGCCACTGCGCCCGTGCTCTTTCTGGTGGGCGCGGGCTCCATTCTTTTTTGGACACTGGGCGCCTCCTGCTTTGTGATTGCAATGCATGCCATCTTCTACAACATCGATGCTATCGTGACCGAGGAGAACGAGGGATTCCTTGCCCAGGTTGTCTGA